One Microbacterium esteraromaticum genomic window carries:
- the hutH gene encoding histidine ammonia-lyase, which yields MPETSPVIVGDSPLSPADVVAVARHFAPVEIAAAARDRVLAARAVIDGMAADPNPHYGVSTGFGALATTFIAPDRRRQLQLSLIRSHAAGTGAEVETEVVRALQLLRLQTLASGHTGVRPVVVDTYAAMLNARITPVVREYGSLGCSGDLAPLAHVALASMGEGDVRDADGELVVAAEALAAAGIDPLVLVEKEGLALINGTDGMLGMLLLALHDLESLVSTADLAAAMSIESQLGTDAVFAADLMALRPQVGQGISAANLRAFLGDSPMVHSHKGPEDGRVQDAYSLRCSPQVHGAARDTMAHAATIAERELASVVDNPVVTGDGRIESNGNFHGAPVAAVLDFLAISVADLASVSERRTDRALDPARSHGLPPFLAHEVGVDSGLMIAQYAAAGIVSELKRLAVPSSVDSIPSSAMQEDHVSMGWSGARKLRRAIDGLTRVLAIEILTGARALDLRAPLEAGPSTGAVRDLVRTVAAGPGPDHFLSPDMEAVTELVRSGAVLRTAKEHVNV from the coding sequence ATGCCTGAAACTTCCCCCGTGATCGTCGGCGACAGCCCGCTCTCGCCCGCAGACGTCGTCGCCGTCGCGCGCCACTTCGCCCCCGTCGAGATCGCCGCAGCGGCTCGCGATCGCGTCTTGGCGGCCCGCGCGGTCATCGACGGCATGGCTGCCGATCCGAACCCGCACTACGGCGTCTCGACCGGATTCGGCGCCCTGGCCACCACCTTCATCGCTCCGGATCGTCGCCGTCAGCTGCAGCTCAGCCTGATCCGCTCGCACGCCGCCGGCACCGGCGCCGAGGTCGAGACCGAGGTGGTGCGGGCACTGCAGCTGCTGCGCCTGCAGACCCTCGCCTCCGGCCACACGGGTGTGCGCCCCGTCGTCGTGGACACCTATGCCGCGATGCTCAACGCGCGTATCACCCCGGTCGTCCGCGAGTACGGATCGCTCGGCTGCTCGGGCGACCTCGCACCCCTGGCGCACGTCGCTCTGGCGTCGATGGGCGAGGGCGACGTCCGAGACGCCGACGGCGAGCTCGTCGTCGCTGCCGAGGCGCTCGCCGCGGCGGGCATCGATCCGCTCGTGCTCGTCGAGAAGGAGGGCCTGGCCCTCATCAACGGCACCGATGGGATGCTCGGGATGCTGCTGCTCGCCCTGCACGATCTGGAGAGCCTCGTCTCGACCGCCGACCTCGCGGCCGCTATGTCCATCGAGTCGCAGCTCGGCACCGACGCCGTGTTCGCCGCCGACCTGATGGCGCTGCGACCGCAGGTCGGCCAGGGGATCTCAGCGGCGAACCTGCGTGCGTTCCTCGGCGATTCGCCCATGGTGCACAGCCACAAGGGACCGGAGGACGGCCGCGTGCAGGACGCGTACTCGCTGCGCTGCTCGCCGCAGGTGCACGGCGCCGCGCGCGACACCATGGCGCACGCGGCGACCATCGCCGAGCGTGAGCTGGCATCCGTCGTCGACAATCCGGTCGTGACCGGCGACGGCCGGATCGAGTCGAACGGGAACTTCCACGGCGCGCCCGTCGCCGCCGTGCTCGACTTCCTCGCGATCTCGGTCGCCGACCTTGCTTCCGTCTCCGAGCGGCGCACGGACCGCGCCCTGGATCCTGCCCGCAGCCACGGGCTGCCGCCGTTCCTCGCCCACGAGGTGGGCGTCGACTCGGGCCTGATGATCGCGCAGTATGCCGCAGCGGGCATCGTGTCCGAGCTGAAGCGACTGGCCGTGCCCTCCTCGGTGGATTCGATCCCCTCGTCGGCCATGCAGGAGGACCATGTCTCGATGGGCTGGTCGGGCGCGCGCAAGCTGCGCCGTGCCATCGACGGCCTCACTCGCGTGCTCGCCATCGAGATCCTCACCGGTGCCCGCGCACTCGACCTGCGGGCGCCCCTCGAGGCGGGACCCTCCACCGGCGCCGTCCGCGACCTCGTCCGCACCGTGGCTGCAGGCCCCGGCCCCGACCACTTCCTCTCACCCGACATGGAGGCCGTGACCGAGCTCGTCCGCTCCGGCGCCGTCCTCCGCACTGCGAAGGAGCACGTGAATGTCTGA
- the hutU gene encoding urocanate hydratase has protein sequence MSDPSTRTVRAARGNERTAKSWGAEAAKRMLMNNLDPEVAEHPEDLVVYGGTGRAARSWEAYDAIVRTLDELEPDETLLVQSGKPVGVFRTHEWAPRVLIANSNLVGDWATWPEFRRLEAEGLMMYGQMTAGSWIYIGSQGILQGTYETFAAVARSLGRGSLKGTLSLTGGAGGMGGAQPLAVTLNEGACLIVDVDETRLARRVDHGYLDVYYTDLDEAVARAIAARNAGEALSVGIVGNAAEVFPELFRRQQAGEIEIDVVTDQTSAHDPLAYLPIGISVGEWRAEAERDPEEFTRRSREAMAAHVAAMVAFQDAGAAVFDYGNSIRAEAQLGGFDRAFEFPGFVPAYIRPQFEEGRGPFRWAALSGDPEDIYKTDRAIAELFPEDEALHRWLEKAGEKVHFEGLPARICWLGYKERHLAGLRFNEMVASGELSAPIVIGRDHLDSGSVASPYRETEAMKDGSDAIADWPLLNALLNTASGASWVSLHHGGGVGIGRSIHAGQVTVADGSELAAQKLERVLTNDPGTGVMRHVDAGYEHARDIARERGLKVPML, from the coding sequence ATGTCTGACCCCTCCACCCGAACCGTCCGCGCCGCGCGCGGGAACGAGCGCACCGCGAAGAGCTGGGGCGCTGAGGCCGCCAAGCGGATGCTGATGAACAACCTCGACCCCGAGGTCGCCGAGCACCCCGAGGACCTCGTCGTCTACGGGGGAACCGGCCGCGCGGCGCGCAGCTGGGAGGCGTACGACGCGATCGTGCGCACGCTCGACGAGCTCGAGCCCGATGAGACGCTGCTCGTGCAGTCCGGGAAGCCCGTGGGCGTCTTCCGCACCCACGAGTGGGCGCCGCGCGTGCTCATCGCGAACTCCAACCTCGTCGGCGACTGGGCGACCTGGCCCGAGTTCCGCAGGCTCGAGGCCGAAGGCCTGATGATGTACGGCCAGATGACCGCAGGCTCGTGGATCTACATCGGCTCGCAGGGCATCCTTCAGGGCACCTACGAGACCTTCGCGGCCGTCGCCCGCTCGCTGGGCAGGGGGTCGCTCAAGGGCACCCTCTCGCTCACCGGCGGCGCCGGCGGAATGGGCGGTGCGCAGCCCCTCGCGGTCACCCTGAACGAGGGGGCCTGCCTCATCGTCGACGTGGACGAGACCCGGCTCGCGCGCCGCGTCGACCACGGCTACCTCGACGTCTACTACACCGACCTCGACGAGGCGGTGGCCAGGGCGATCGCAGCCAGGAATGCGGGCGAGGCGCTCTCCGTCGGCATCGTGGGCAACGCCGCCGAAGTGTTCCCCGAGCTGTTCCGCCGCCAGCAGGCCGGCGAGATCGAGATCGACGTCGTCACCGACCAGACCAGCGCCCATGACCCGCTCGCCTACCTGCCCATCGGCATCTCGGTCGGAGAGTGGCGGGCAGAGGCCGAGCGCGACCCCGAGGAGTTCACCCGCCGCTCGCGCGAGGCGATGGCCGCGCACGTCGCCGCCATGGTCGCGTTCCAGGACGCAGGCGCCGCCGTCTTCGACTATGGCAACTCGATCCGCGCCGAGGCCCAGCTGGGCGGCTTCGACCGCGCCTTCGAGTTCCCCGGCTTCGTCCCCGCGTACATCCGTCCGCAGTTCGAAGAGGGCCGCGGCCCCTTCCGCTGGGCCGCGCTCTCGGGCGACCCGGAGGACATCTACAAGACCGATCGCGCGATCGCCGAGCTCTTCCCCGAAGACGAGGCGCTGCACCGCTGGCTCGAGAAGGCCGGTGAGAAGGTGCACTTCGAGGGTCTGCCCGCGCGCATCTGCTGGCTCGGCTACAAGGAGCGACACCTCGCCGGGCTCAGGTTCAACGAGATGGTCGCCTCTGGCGAGCTCTCGGCACCGATCGTCATCGGCCGCGACCACCTCGACTCGGGCTCTGTCGCATCGCCCTACCGCGAGACCGAGGCCATGAAGGACGGCTCCGACGCGATCGCCGACTGGCCGCTGCTCAACGCCCTGCTGAACACCGCGTCGGGTGCGAGCTGGGTGTCGCTGCACCACGGCGGCGGCGTCGGCATCGGCCGTTCGATCCACGCGGGTCAGGTGACCGTCGCCGACGGGTCGGAACTCGCGGCGCAGAAGCTCGAGCGCGTGCTGACGAACGACCCTGGCACCGGCGTCATGCGTCACGTCGACGCCGGTTACGAGCACGCTCGCGACATCGCTCGCGAGCGCGGACTCAAGGTGCCGATGCTGTGA